Proteins encoded within one genomic window of Ranitomeya variabilis isolate aRanVar5 chromosome 4, aRanVar5.hap1, whole genome shotgun sequence:
- the THRA gene encoding thyroid hormone receptor alpha isoform X2 encodes MDQNLSGLDCLSEPDEKRWPDGKRKRKNSQCMGKGGMSGYIPSYLDKDEPCVVCSDKATGYHYRCITCEGCKGFFRRTIQKNLHPSYSCKYDGCCIIDKITRNQCQLCRFKKCIAVGMAMDLVLDDSKRVAKRKLIEENRERRRKEEMIKTLQQRPEPSSEEWELIHIVTEAHRSTNAQGSHWKQRRKFLPEDIGQSPMASMPDGDKVDLEAFSEFTKIITPAITRVVDFAKKLPMFSELPCEDQIILLKGCCMEIMSLRAAVRYDPDSETLTLSGEMAVKQEQLKNGGLGVVSDAIFDLGRSLSAFNLDDTEVALLQAVLLMSSDRTGLICTDKIEKCQETYLLAFEHYINHRKHNIPHFWPKLLMKVTDLRMIGACHASRFLHMKVECPTELFPPLFLEVFEDQEV; translated from the exons GTGGCCGGATGGGAAGCGTAAAAGAAAGAATAGCCAATGTATGGGAAAAGGCGGAATGTCAG GGTACATCCCTAGCTACTTGGACAAAGACGAGCCGTGCGTGGTGTGCAGCGATAAGGCCACAGGTTACCACTACCGGTGCATCACCTGTGAGGGCTGCAAG GGCTTTTTTCGCCGCACCATCCAAAAGAATCTGCACCCGTCATATTCTTGCAAATACGATGGCTGCTGCATCATCGACAAGATCACCCGGAATCAGTGCCAGCTCTGTCGCTTTAAGAAATGTATTGCTGTGGGCATGGCGATGGACC TTGTCCTGGATGATTCCAAGCGGGTAGCCAAGCGGAAGCTGATTGAAGAAAATCGGGAACGGCGTCGGAAGGAGGAGATGATCAAGACTCTGCAGCAGCGGCCTGAGCCAAGCAGTGAAGAATGGGAGCTGATTCACATCGTGACAGAAGCTCACCGAAGTACCAACGCACAGGGCAGCCACTGGAAGCAGCGCAGGAAGTTCCTG CCTGAAGACATTGGGCAGTCTCCCATGGCGTCAATGCCAGATGGGGATAAAGTTGATCTAGAAGCTTTCAGTGAGTTCACCAAAATAATCACCCCTGCAATTACCCGAGTGGTGGACTTTGCCAAGAAACTGCCTATGTTCTCCGAG TTACCATGTGAAGACCAGATCATCCTGTTGAAAGGATGCTGTATGGAGATCATGTCTCTCCGGGCTGCCGTGCGGTATGATCCAGACAGCGAGACCCTAACACTGAGCGGCGAGATGGCAGTGAAGCAAGAACAGCTAAAGAACGGAGGTCTAGGGGTGGTCTCTGATGCCATATTTGACTTGGGACGATCTTTGTCTGCATTCAATCTTGATGACACAGAAGTGGCTCTGCTACAAGCCGTCTTGCTCATGTCCTCAG ACCGCACCGGTCTGATCTGCACAGACAAGATAGAGAAATGTCAGGAGACGTACCTCCTCGCCTTCGAACACTACATCAACCACCGCAAACACAACATTCCCCACTTCTGGCCTAAGCTCCTGATGAAAGTGACTGACTTGCGCATGATCGGAGCTTGCCATGCCAGTCGCTTCCTACATATGAAAGTTGAGTGTCCCACGGAGCTGTTCCCACCGCTCTTTCTTGAGGTGTTTGAGGACCAGGAAGTCTGA
- the THRA gene encoding thyroid hormone receptor alpha isoform X4: MGKGGMSGYIPSYLDKDEPCVVCSDKATGYHYRCITCEGCKGFFRRTIQKNLHPSYSCKYDGCCIIDKITRNQCQLCRFKKCIAVGMAMDLVLDDSKRVAKRKLIEENRERRRKEEMIKTLQQRPEPSSEEWELIHIVTEAHRSTNAQGSHWKQRRKFLPEDIGQSPMASMPDGDKVDLEAFSEFTKIITPAITRVVDFAKKLPMFSELPCEDQIILLKGCCMEIMSLRAAVRYDPDSETLTLSGEMAVKQEQLKNGGLGVVSDAIFDLGRSLSAFNLDDTEVALLQAVLLMSSDRTGLICTDKIEKCQETYLLAFEHYINHRKHNIPHFWPKLLMKVTDLRMIGACHASRFLHMKVECPTELFPPLFLEVFEDQEV, translated from the exons ATGGGAAAAGGCGGAATGTCAG GGTACATCCCTAGCTACTTGGACAAAGACGAGCCGTGCGTGGTGTGCAGCGATAAGGCCACAGGTTACCACTACCGGTGCATCACCTGTGAGGGCTGCAAG GGCTTTTTTCGCCGCACCATCCAAAAGAATCTGCACCCGTCATATTCTTGCAAATACGATGGCTGCTGCATCATCGACAAGATCACCCGGAATCAGTGCCAGCTCTGTCGCTTTAAGAAATGTATTGCTGTGGGCATGGCGATGGACC TTGTCCTGGATGATTCCAAGCGGGTAGCCAAGCGGAAGCTGATTGAAGAAAATCGGGAACGGCGTCGGAAGGAGGAGATGATCAAGACTCTGCAGCAGCGGCCTGAGCCAAGCAGTGAAGAATGGGAGCTGATTCACATCGTGACAGAAGCTCACCGAAGTACCAACGCACAGGGCAGCCACTGGAAGCAGCGCAGGAAGTTCCTG CCTGAAGACATTGGGCAGTCTCCCATGGCGTCAATGCCAGATGGGGATAAAGTTGATCTAGAAGCTTTCAGTGAGTTCACCAAAATAATCACCCCTGCAATTACCCGAGTGGTGGACTTTGCCAAGAAACTGCCTATGTTCTCCGAG TTACCATGTGAAGACCAGATCATCCTGTTGAAAGGATGCTGTATGGAGATCATGTCTCTCCGGGCTGCCGTGCGGTATGATCCAGACAGCGAGACCCTAACACTGAGCGGCGAGATGGCAGTGAAGCAAGAACAGCTAAAGAACGGAGGTCTAGGGGTGGTCTCTGATGCCATATTTGACTTGGGACGATCTTTGTCTGCATTCAATCTTGATGACACAGAAGTGGCTCTGCTACAAGCCGTCTTGCTCATGTCCTCAG ACCGCACCGGTCTGATCTGCACAGACAAGATAGAGAAATGTCAGGAGACGTACCTCCTCGCCTTCGAACACTACATCAACCACCGCAAACACAACATTCCCCACTTCTGGCCTAAGCTCCTGATGAAAGTGACTGACTTGCGCATGATCGGAGCTTGCCATGCCAGTCGCTTCCTACATATGAAAGTTGAGTGTCCCACGGAGCTGTTCCCACCGCTCTTTCTTGAGGTGTTTGAGGACCAGGAAGTCTGA
- the THRA gene encoding thyroid hormone receptor alpha isoform X1: MDQNLSGLDCLSEPDEKRWPDGKRKRKNSQCMGKGGMSGDSSVSLLSAGYIPSYLDKDEPCVVCSDKATGYHYRCITCEGCKGFFRRTIQKNLHPSYSCKYDGCCIIDKITRNQCQLCRFKKCIAVGMAMDLVLDDSKRVAKRKLIEENRERRRKEEMIKTLQQRPEPSSEEWELIHIVTEAHRSTNAQGSHWKQRRKFLPEDIGQSPMASMPDGDKVDLEAFSEFTKIITPAITRVVDFAKKLPMFSELPCEDQIILLKGCCMEIMSLRAAVRYDPDSETLTLSGEMAVKQEQLKNGGLGVVSDAIFDLGRSLSAFNLDDTEVALLQAVLLMSSDRTGLICTDKIEKCQETYLLAFEHYINHRKHNIPHFWPKLLMKVTDLRMIGACHASRFLHMKVECPTELFPPLFLEVFEDQEV, encoded by the exons GTGGCCGGATGGGAAGCGTAAAAGAAAGAATAGCCAATGTATGGGAAAAGGCGGAATGTCAG GTGACAGCTCGGTATCTCTGCTCTCTGCAGGGTACATCCCTAGCTACTTGGACAAAGACGAGCCGTGCGTGGTGTGCAGCGATAAGGCCACAGGTTACCACTACCGGTGCATCACCTGTGAGGGCTGCAAG GGCTTTTTTCGCCGCACCATCCAAAAGAATCTGCACCCGTCATATTCTTGCAAATACGATGGCTGCTGCATCATCGACAAGATCACCCGGAATCAGTGCCAGCTCTGTCGCTTTAAGAAATGTATTGCTGTGGGCATGGCGATGGACC TTGTCCTGGATGATTCCAAGCGGGTAGCCAAGCGGAAGCTGATTGAAGAAAATCGGGAACGGCGTCGGAAGGAGGAGATGATCAAGACTCTGCAGCAGCGGCCTGAGCCAAGCAGTGAAGAATGGGAGCTGATTCACATCGTGACAGAAGCTCACCGAAGTACCAACGCACAGGGCAGCCACTGGAAGCAGCGCAGGAAGTTCCTG CCTGAAGACATTGGGCAGTCTCCCATGGCGTCAATGCCAGATGGGGATAAAGTTGATCTAGAAGCTTTCAGTGAGTTCACCAAAATAATCACCCCTGCAATTACCCGAGTGGTGGACTTTGCCAAGAAACTGCCTATGTTCTCCGAG TTACCATGTGAAGACCAGATCATCCTGTTGAAAGGATGCTGTATGGAGATCATGTCTCTCCGGGCTGCCGTGCGGTATGATCCAGACAGCGAGACCCTAACACTGAGCGGCGAGATGGCAGTGAAGCAAGAACAGCTAAAGAACGGAGGTCTAGGGGTGGTCTCTGATGCCATATTTGACTTGGGACGATCTTTGTCTGCATTCAATCTTGATGACACAGAAGTGGCTCTGCTACAAGCCGTCTTGCTCATGTCCTCAG ACCGCACCGGTCTGATCTGCACAGACAAGATAGAGAAATGTCAGGAGACGTACCTCCTCGCCTTCGAACACTACATCAACCACCGCAAACACAACATTCCCCACTTCTGGCCTAAGCTCCTGATGAAAGTGACTGACTTGCGCATGATCGGAGCTTGCCATGCCAGTCGCTTCCTACATATGAAAGTTGAGTGTCCCACGGAGCTGTTCCCACCGCTCTTTCTTGAGGTGTTTGAGGACCAGGAAGTCTGA
- the THRA gene encoding thyroid hormone receptor alpha isoform X3 — MGKGGMSGDSSVSLLSAGYIPSYLDKDEPCVVCSDKATGYHYRCITCEGCKGFFRRTIQKNLHPSYSCKYDGCCIIDKITRNQCQLCRFKKCIAVGMAMDLVLDDSKRVAKRKLIEENRERRRKEEMIKTLQQRPEPSSEEWELIHIVTEAHRSTNAQGSHWKQRRKFLPEDIGQSPMASMPDGDKVDLEAFSEFTKIITPAITRVVDFAKKLPMFSELPCEDQIILLKGCCMEIMSLRAAVRYDPDSETLTLSGEMAVKQEQLKNGGLGVVSDAIFDLGRSLSAFNLDDTEVALLQAVLLMSSDRTGLICTDKIEKCQETYLLAFEHYINHRKHNIPHFWPKLLMKVTDLRMIGACHASRFLHMKVECPTELFPPLFLEVFEDQEV; from the exons ATGGGAAAAGGCGGAATGTCAG GTGACAGCTCGGTATCTCTGCTCTCTGCAGGGTACATCCCTAGCTACTTGGACAAAGACGAGCCGTGCGTGGTGTGCAGCGATAAGGCCACAGGTTACCACTACCGGTGCATCACCTGTGAGGGCTGCAAG GGCTTTTTTCGCCGCACCATCCAAAAGAATCTGCACCCGTCATATTCTTGCAAATACGATGGCTGCTGCATCATCGACAAGATCACCCGGAATCAGTGCCAGCTCTGTCGCTTTAAGAAATGTATTGCTGTGGGCATGGCGATGGACC TTGTCCTGGATGATTCCAAGCGGGTAGCCAAGCGGAAGCTGATTGAAGAAAATCGGGAACGGCGTCGGAAGGAGGAGATGATCAAGACTCTGCAGCAGCGGCCTGAGCCAAGCAGTGAAGAATGGGAGCTGATTCACATCGTGACAGAAGCTCACCGAAGTACCAACGCACAGGGCAGCCACTGGAAGCAGCGCAGGAAGTTCCTG CCTGAAGACATTGGGCAGTCTCCCATGGCGTCAATGCCAGATGGGGATAAAGTTGATCTAGAAGCTTTCAGTGAGTTCACCAAAATAATCACCCCTGCAATTACCCGAGTGGTGGACTTTGCCAAGAAACTGCCTATGTTCTCCGAG TTACCATGTGAAGACCAGATCATCCTGTTGAAAGGATGCTGTATGGAGATCATGTCTCTCCGGGCTGCCGTGCGGTATGATCCAGACAGCGAGACCCTAACACTGAGCGGCGAGATGGCAGTGAAGCAAGAACAGCTAAAGAACGGAGGTCTAGGGGTGGTCTCTGATGCCATATTTGACTTGGGACGATCTTTGTCTGCATTCAATCTTGATGACACAGAAGTGGCTCTGCTACAAGCCGTCTTGCTCATGTCCTCAG ACCGCACCGGTCTGATCTGCACAGACAAGATAGAGAAATGTCAGGAGACGTACCTCCTCGCCTTCGAACACTACATCAACCACCGCAAACACAACATTCCCCACTTCTGGCCTAAGCTCCTGATGAAAGTGACTGACTTGCGCATGATCGGAGCTTGCCATGCCAGTCGCTTCCTACATATGAAAGTTGAGTGTCCCACGGAGCTGTTCCCACCGCTCTTTCTTGAGGTGTTTGAGGACCAGGAAGTCTGA